The following are encoded together in the Prionailurus viverrinus isolate Anna chromosome B3, UM_Priviv_1.0, whole genome shotgun sequence genome:
- the DAD1 gene encoding dolichyl-diphosphooligosaccharide--protein glycosyltransferase subunit DAD1, producing MSASVVSVISRFLEEYLSSTPQRLKLLDAYLLYILLTGALQFGYCLLVGTFPFNSFLSGFISCVGSFILAVCLRIQINPQNKADFQGISPERAFADFLFASTILHLVVMNFVG from the exons ATGTCGGCGTCGGTAGTGTCCGTCATCTCGCGGTTCTTAGAAGAGTACTTGAGCTCCACTCCTCAGCGTCTGAAGTTGCTTGACGCGTACCTCCTTTACATACTGCTGACCGGGGCGCTGCAGTTCGGTTATTGCCTCCTCGTGGGGACCTTCCCCTTCAACTCTTTTCTCTCGGGCTTCATCTCTTGTGTGGGGAGCTTCATCCTAGCGG TTTGCCTCAGGATACAGATCAACCCACAGAACAAAGCGGATTTCCAAGGCATCTCCCCAGAACGAgcttttgctgattttctctTTGCCAGCACCATCCTGCACCTTGTCGTAATGAACTTCGTTGGCTGA